The following proteins are co-located in the Planococcus plakortidis genome:
- a CDS encoding DMT family transporter → MERLKGVSMILIGAMLWGATGPLMEWTLDVYPITVPFLLTIRLIVAGIVLLLFLKMKKVQVTSIFRQKIWTRPLLIFSVAGMLGVQYSFVAAIDTSNAVFATLMQFLAPVYVIVFISLRLRKWPPVYQVLGMLGTLAGLFLLLTNGRLDSLVISGEALFWGVLVGLAFTFYTLYPARLMQEWGVLLVVGWSMLFGGIFLGLINPIFLSDEWGLLADPTLILAIIAIILIGTMAFVLFLSSMRFISPVETSILSAMEPLTAMVISLVWFGHFLSPLQIGGALLMLVFVTWLSFAGNKKPVKDNS, encoded by the coding sequence ATGGAACGGTTAAAAGGAGTATCCATGATACTGATAGGGGCGATGCTTTGGGGTGCGACCGGGCCTCTCATGGAATGGACGCTCGACGTCTACCCGATCACGGTGCCGTTTTTGCTGACCATCCGGCTTATTGTCGCCGGCATCGTGCTGTTGCTATTTTTGAAAATGAAAAAAGTGCAGGTGACATCGATTTTCCGGCAAAAGATATGGACACGCCCCCTATTGATTTTTTCAGTGGCCGGCATGCTCGGCGTCCAGTACAGCTTCGTCGCAGCCATCGATACGAGCAATGCCGTCTTTGCGACCTTGATGCAATTTTTGGCGCCGGTCTATGTCATCGTCTTCATTTCCCTGCGCCTCCGCAAATGGCCGCCCGTCTATCAGGTGCTCGGCATGCTCGGGACGCTTGCCGGGTTGTTCTTGTTATTGACGAACGGCCGCCTGGATTCACTGGTCATCAGCGGAGAAGCCTTGTTCTGGGGTGTCCTTGTGGGATTGGCGTTCACCTTCTATACGCTTTATCCTGCCAGGCTGATGCAGGAATGGGGCGTTTTGCTCGTCGTCGGCTGGTCTATGCTGTTCGGTGGCATCTTCCTTGGGCTCATCAACCCGATTTTCCTGTCGGATGAGTGGGGGCTGTTGGCAGATCCGACACTTATTTTGGCGATCATCGCGATCATCCTGATCGGCACGATGGCATTTGTGCTATTCCTGAGCAGCATGCGCTTCATTTCGCCTGTGGAGACGAGCATCCTATCGGCGATGGAGCCATTGACGGCGATGGTCATCTCGCTCGTCTGGTTCGGCCATTTTCTATCCCCCTTGCAGATCGGTGGGGCCTTGCTAATGCTGGTATTCGTCACATGGCTATCGTTCGCCGGCAATAAAAAGCCTGTCAAAGACAACTCGTGA
- a CDS encoding ABC transporter ATP-binding protein, with amino-acid sequence MKTVFSYTKPYSLLIGVALFLMLLELAVELLQPLVIASIIDDGIVAGDQDTVTRLGLVLIGLSLIAFLSGVVNSYFASHVSHSFSFDVRREVYGRVQSFSLAMFNKFPASGLITRLTSDVQLIQQVLYMSLRIMLRAPLLVVGSMVMAFVVNAQLAIYLIVVFPVLLAFLYFMVRKGVVYFSFVQQRLDKVNRMVQENLQAVRLIKAYLRGKYEANRFSEVAGALKTDTVKAFRIMEVILPILLFGMNISLLAVVWFGAFEIQSGDAQIGELVAIVNYAMRMTGAFSMFSFIIMAFARAKASSDRIEEILLADDGGEEVQGAMAPVEEGAIRLDDVSFTYPGTSRKVLQNISFELAPREKLAIMGATGSGKTSLLQLIPRFYEATEGTVYVHGRDVREWDLQELRKSIGLVPQQSMLFTGSISDNLSWGKEQAELPELTGAAEKAQIDETVRRFPKGYETRVGQKGVNLSGGQKQRLSIARALVRKPSILILDDSTSALDVKTESALWAELDKEQATTLLVTQKVRTAMRADRILLLEDGVASAYGTHDELLEMSSLYREIAQSQQAEEVDEYV; translated from the coding sequence ATGAAAACTGTCTTTTCCTATACTAAACCCTATTCATTGCTTATCGGCGTCGCCTTATTCCTGATGCTTTTGGAGCTGGCGGTCGAGCTCTTGCAGCCGCTGGTCATTGCGAGCATCATCGATGACGGCATTGTGGCGGGGGACCAGGACACGGTCACCCGGCTTGGCCTTGTGCTCATCGGCCTGTCGTTGATCGCGTTTCTGTCCGGCGTGGTCAATTCGTATTTCGCTTCCCACGTATCCCATAGCTTTTCGTTCGATGTCAGGCGCGAAGTCTATGGGCGCGTCCAGTCGTTCTCGCTCGCGATGTTCAATAAGTTTCCGGCATCAGGGCTCATCACGAGGCTGACGAGTGATGTCCAGCTGATCCAGCAAGTACTTTATATGAGTTTGCGCATCATGCTGCGAGCGCCCTTGCTAGTGGTCGGCAGTATGGTCATGGCATTCGTCGTCAATGCGCAATTGGCGATTTATTTAATCGTTGTCTTTCCGGTTTTATTGGCGTTTTTATACTTCATGGTGAGAAAAGGCGTCGTCTATTTCAGTTTTGTCCAACAGCGGCTTGATAAGGTCAACCGCATGGTGCAGGAAAACCTGCAGGCGGTACGGCTGATCAAAGCCTATTTGCGCGGCAAATATGAAGCGAACCGCTTTTCGGAAGTAGCTGGCGCGCTCAAGACCGATACGGTCAAAGCGTTCCGCATCATGGAAGTCATTTTGCCGATCTTGCTTTTCGGCATGAACATCTCGCTGCTTGCCGTCGTTTGGTTCGGGGCGTTCGAGATCCAGTCCGGCGACGCGCAGATCGGTGAACTGGTCGCTATCGTCAATTATGCGATGCGCATGACCGGGGCCTTTTCGATGTTCTCATTCATCATCATGGCCTTCGCGCGCGCCAAGGCTTCCTCTGACCGCATCGAAGAGATTCTGCTGGCGGATGACGGCGGCGAGGAAGTGCAAGGAGCGATGGCGCCGGTCGAGGAAGGAGCCATCCGTTTGGATGATGTTTCCTTCACGTATCCGGGCACGTCGAGAAAAGTGCTCCAAAATATCAGCTTCGAGCTGGCGCCGCGCGAAAAACTGGCCATCATGGGCGCCACGGGCTCGGGCAAGACTTCATTGCTGCAATTGATCCCGAGATTCTACGAGGCGACGGAAGGAACCGTATACGTGCACGGCCGCGATGTCCGGGAGTGGGACTTGCAGGAGCTGCGCAAATCGATCGGGCTTGTGCCACAGCAATCGATGCTCTTCACCGGCAGCATTTCCGACAACCTGTCGTGGGGCAAAGAGCAGGCGGAACTCCCTGAACTGACAGGAGCGGCAGAGAAAGCGCAAATTGACGAGACGGTGAGGCGCTTCCCGAAAGGCTATGAAACGCGCGTCGGCCAAAAAGGCGTCAATTTATCGGGCGGCCAAAAGCAGCGGCTGTCGATCGCCCGGGCATTGGTCCGCAAACCATCGATTTTGATTCTCGATGACAGTACGAGCGCGCTTGACGTGAAGACCGAATCTGCACTGTGGGCAGAGCTCGACAAAGAGCAGGCGACGACACTGCTCGTGACGCAGAAAGTACGGACGGCGATGCGCGCTGACCGGATCCTGTTGTTGGAAGATGGCGTCGCATCAGCTTATGGCACACATGATGAACTGCTGGAAATGTCTTCTCTGTATCGTGAAATCGCACAGTCCCAGCAAGCGGAGGAGGTGGATGAATATGTTTGA
- a CDS encoding ABC transporter ATP-binding protein: MFDAIRRPFGYEPVLTKEDLKKSPDKKNERAKNWKSTLLRIWKLVDEQRMLLIAVLALVFVSSAMALLGPFLIGYIIDTYIVPGAFEGMGLIIGWLIVVYVLHSVSLYLQNYWMVGIAQQVIYQMRAGLFGHLQRLPVSFFDKRQHGELMSRVTNDIENVSSTLNTSFIQVFSSVLTLVGTAAVMVTLSPILTVLTFIIIPLMYWSIRWITKRTGRLYKEQQKAVGDLNGMIEETISGQKIIKAFSQEDRVMDEFLAKSERLRRTGFWAWTYAGFIPKVMNFLNNGSFALVAGIGGLLALNGSVTIGVIVIFTEYSRQFTRPLNDLANQFNTVLSAIAGAERVFAIMDEAEEADDTKKNADKRLEGKVEFDHVSFKYEGADEEWTIRDLSFTVETGQTAAFVGATGAGKTTVMQLLARFYDVDEGEIRIDGTPIGAMPRETLRKQIAFVLQDPFLFEATVSDNIRYGKLDATDEEVVEAAKKANAHDFISKLPEGYDTVLSGDGSMISQGQKQLLSIARALIADPVILLLDEATSSIDTVTELKIQEALERLMEGRTSFVIAHRLNTVRKADFVYVMELGKLAESGSQGELLEKGGLYATMLADAKL; encoded by the coding sequence ATGTTTGACGCAATTCGCCGGCCGTTCGGCTATGAGCCGGTATTGACGAAGGAAGATCTAAAGAAGTCACCGGATAAAAAGAATGAACGCGCAAAAAACTGGAAATCCACTTTGCTGCGGATCTGGAAGCTGGTGGATGAACAGCGCATGCTATTGATCGCGGTCCTTGCACTTGTGTTCGTCAGCTCTGCGATGGCATTGCTCGGGCCGTTCTTGATCGGTTATATCATCGACACGTATATCGTGCCGGGGGCATTCGAGGGGATGGGCTTGATCATCGGCTGGCTTATTGTGGTCTATGTGCTCCATTCGGTTTCCCTGTACTTGCAGAACTACTGGATGGTAGGCATCGCCCAGCAAGTCATCTATCAAATGCGTGCGGGGCTGTTCGGCCATTTGCAGCGCTTGCCGGTATCGTTTTTCGACAAGCGCCAGCACGGTGAATTGATGAGCCGGGTGACCAACGATATCGAAAACGTGTCATCGACGCTCAACACTTCGTTCATTCAAGTGTTCTCGAGCGTTTTGACACTGGTCGGGACTGCGGCGGTGATGGTCACGCTCAGCCCGATTCTCACGGTGCTGACATTCATCATCATCCCGCTTATGTACTGGTCGATTCGCTGGATCACGAAACGTACAGGCCGTTTGTACAAAGAACAGCAAAAGGCTGTCGGGGACCTGAACGGCATGATCGAAGAAACCATTTCAGGGCAAAAGATCATCAAAGCCTTTTCCCAGGAAGACCGTGTCATGGATGAGTTCCTCGCCAAGAGTGAACGCCTCCGCCGTACCGGTTTCTGGGCTTGGACATACGCCGGGTTCATTCCGAAAGTGATGAACTTCCTGAACAACGGCAGTTTCGCGCTTGTTGCAGGCATCGGAGGATTGCTGGCTTTGAACGGCTCGGTCACGATCGGCGTTATCGTCATTTTCACCGAGTATTCCCGCCAGTTTACGCGGCCGTTGAACGATTTGGCAAACCAGTTCAATACCGTGCTCTCGGCAATCGCGGGGGCTGAACGCGTATTCGCCATCATGGACGAAGCGGAAGAAGCGGACGATACGAAGAAGAACGCCGATAAACGGCTCGAAGGAAAAGTCGAATTCGATCATGTCTCCTTCAAATATGAAGGCGCGGATGAAGAATGGACCATCCGGGATCTCAGCTTTACGGTGGAAACCGGGCAGACGGCTGCTTTCGTCGGCGCGACAGGCGCCGGCAAAACGACAGTCATGCAGCTTTTGGCCAGATTTTACGATGTCGACGAAGGGGAGATCCGCATCGATGGAACGCCAATCGGCGCGATGCCTCGCGAAACCTTGCGCAAGCAGATCGCTTTCGTCTTGCAGGACCCGTTCCTATTCGAAGCTACGGTCAGCGATAACATCCGTTACGGCAAGCTCGATGCAACAGACGAAGAAGTGGTGGAAGCGGCCAAGAAAGCCAATGCCCATGACTTCATCTCCAAACTGCCGGAAGGCTACGACACGGTGCTTTCCGGCGATGGTTCGATGATCAGCCAAGGGCAGAAGCAGCTGCTGTCGATCGCCCGTGCGCTGATCGCCGACCCGGTCATTTTGCTGCTCGATGAGGCGACAAGTTCGATCGACACCGTGACGGAACTGAAAATCCAGGAAGCGCTCGAGAGGCTCATGGAAGGGCGCACGAGTTTCGTCATCGCCCACCGTTTGAATACGGTGAGGAAAGCGGACTTCGTCTATGTCATGGAGCTCGGCAAATTGGCCGAATCCGGCAGCCAGGGCGAATTGCTGGAAAAAGGCGGTTTGTATGCCACCATGTTGGCAGATGCCAAATTATGA